In Chloracidobacterium sp., the following proteins share a genomic window:
- the rimO gene encoding 30S ribosomal protein S12 methylthiotransferase RimO gives MKKVGFVSLGCPKNLVDSEVMMGQLAEAGYEITNDASDADTVVVNTCGFIESAKQESIDAILEATRWKSEGAAGRVIVAGCLVERYRDDLMKELPEVDAFIGTSQVNDILKAADDEFDARQLTITPVGNKSATYLYDEYTPRMRATQSHTAFIKIAEGCDRPCAFCSIPSMRGSFRSRRFGSIVEEARMLAKQGVKEVVLIAQDSSRYGEDLGEIDALPALIRALGEIEDLEWVRVMYAYPTHISDAFLSAIAETPKAVKYLDMPLQHASRNVLKLMKRGGTRESLERLIGRVRAAVDGITIRTTFITGFPGETDEDFEELIAFVQNCRFDNVGVFTYSDEEGTPAYDLPNKVDPKIAKKRRDRLMKEQAKISRELNRSKVGWTYKVMFEGLSEESDLLFQGRFEGQTQEIDGHVLINDVPDGLEPKIGTIYDVRITEAHDYDLVGAIV, from the coding sequence ATGAAAAAGGTAGGATTCGTCAGTCTTGGATGCCCAAAGAACCTCGTGGACAGCGAGGTAATGATGGGCCAACTCGCCGAGGCCGGATATGAGATCACGAATGACGCATCGGACGCCGATACGGTAGTTGTCAATACGTGCGGCTTTATCGAGTCTGCCAAGCAGGAATCTATCGATGCCATCCTCGAAGCTACGCGGTGGAAATCTGAAGGGGCGGCGGGACGCGTTATCGTCGCGGGCTGTCTCGTTGAGCGTTATCGAGACGATCTGATGAAAGAGTTGCCGGAAGTCGATGCGTTCATCGGTACGTCGCAGGTCAACGACATATTAAAGGCTGCGGATGATGAGTTTGATGCACGCCAATTGACAATTACTCCGGTCGGCAACAAGAGCGCGACATACCTCTACGACGAGTACACGCCCAGGATGCGTGCGACACAATCGCATACTGCATTCATTAAGATCGCCGAGGGCTGCGACCGGCCGTGCGCATTCTGTTCGATACCGTCTATGCGGGGTTCGTTCAGGTCGCGGCGATTCGGTTCGATCGTGGAAGAGGCGAGAATGCTCGCAAAGCAAGGAGTCAAGGAGGTCGTGCTGATAGCGCAGGATTCATCTCGCTACGGCGAAGACCTCGGCGAGATTGATGCTCTTCCCGCCCTGATCCGTGCCCTTGGCGAAATCGAGGATCTCGAATGGGTTCGCGTGATGTATGCGTATCCTACCCACATATCGGATGCATTCTTGTCTGCCATTGCCGAGACCCCAAAGGCAGTAAAATATCTCGACATGCCGCTGCAGCATGCCTCGCGGAATGTGCTAAAGCTGATGAAACGCGGCGGCACGCGAGAATCCCTTGAACGGTTGATCGGCCGTGTTCGTGCCGCTGTGGACGGGATCACGATACGGACTACGTTCATCACTGGTTTTCCGGGCGAGACGGATGAGGATTTCGAAGAATTGATCGCTTTTGTCCAAAATTGCCGGTTTGATAACGTCGGTGTCTTTACTTACTCGGACGAAGAGGGCACGCCGGCCTATGATCTACCAAACAAGGTCGATCCTAAGATCGCCAAGAAGCGTCGCGACCGCCTGATGAAGGAACAAGCCAAGATCAGCCGCGAACTGAATCGATCAAAGGTCGGGTGGACGTACAAGGTAATGTTCGAGGGCCTTTCAGAAGAATCCGACCTGCTGTTTCAAGGCCGGTTCGAGGGCCAGACACAGGAGATCGACGGCCATGTTCTGATCAACGACGTTCCCGACGGGCTCGAACCCAAGATCGGGACGATCTACGACGTCCGCATCACCGAGGCCCACGATTACGACCTGGTCGGTGCGATCGTTTGA